TCAAATTGATGATGAAATTTCCAAAGTTTAGGGCATTTGGATttggttattttttttttttatcttggtCGGGTTGAGGTAATGGCTAATGAAATATATGGGATTGATCTTTTTTAATGGCGTGGGATGCAGGAATTGTTTCAATCTGGAAGTTTCTTAGGTTCCTCTTTACATGACTTTGATGCTTTATTACGGGAGAAaaggaaatttttttttgttggtgtGTGTATTATGTATATTTACTTCTAATTCATTCAACGCCAGTGTAGTTGTTTGATCTTTAACTCCTGTGCACGTATGTAGTCTTCAATGGGTTGTTGCAGCTGATCATATACACCAAGGAGAAGGATGCCATTCTGTTTACCTATCCTCCAGCTGTAAGTGTCTGTTAACCTGTATATAAGATCATGtttttgattttgttgcttTGTGTGTATGTGGAGGATAGGTGTTGTGCTTTATTGAGACTGGCTTAGAATACATAAAACTCATACTGCTTTAGTATTTCACTCCTTTGTATAATGTTTATTGCGGTCTTCTAGAATGTGTGCCAATTTTTTATGACCCATTGATTTCAGTTTATGAAGGTTATACATACACTTGATTGTACATCTTTTAGATTTATGTTCAAATGGAATAGATGAAAGTTGTTGAAATTCTGTAGCTCCTTGTTTTGAGATTTGATTAAACATTTGTTGTGTTGTTTTTTCTGTGTCATTGTGTGTGAGAGAATCAAAGAAGGACCTTTTTTGGGGAGGGGTTTAGCTATTTTCTTCTTAATTATGTTCTGATAAAGCAATAATGTTGATTGTTCATTCTGGTTTGGTATACTATGATACACACCATGTCATGCTcattacacacacacacacattcCCCACCCCCATGTACTAGTCTCTTTAAATGGTTGATATGCACCTTTGATTATGCATTGTAATGATTGATCTTTCTACTTCTGTGTAACTGGGTGGCATTAATGTGTCTTTGGTTTGGAACTTGGAAATTTAACCTGGATAGTACCTATATCATTGTTGTTCTAAACTTGGAATACAAATTATATGGATTTTAAGTTGATATGACTGTGCTAAGCTGTTTGGGTTTTAGTTGCTTTCAGTCTTAAAATGAATATTGAATTTGATTTATTCATTTGTCATAAGTGATTTAAAGGGGGTTAACCATGATATCTGATTAGAAGTTTAAACAACTCTTTAAAATGATGCAAGCTGGTGGTTGCTGGAATGCTCGgtcaaatatatttttcattcaTCTAGACAATCTTGATCTGTCTTTAAATGCTGTTAACAAATCAAGTACATCCTTGGTACTTTTTAGCAGAAGCCTAGGACATCTTCAACttgaattatgaatttattaTCTTGTATTCCAACATGGATGCAATTCCTCTTTTACAGGGGTCCTTTACCAGTACCGGTTTGGTAGTTTCCTCCAAGTTGCCTCGATTTTCGGACATGTACACCCTCACCATAGCAAGTGCAGATCCAAAATCAGTTTCTGCACAGGAACCAGTCCATTTGACCAAGAGTGTTACTCAGTGGTCTCTCTCTCCCCCCTTAACTTAGTAGGCATTGACAGCATCTATTGCCTTGCTTTCTGCAGATTAAGATgcatttattatttcttttgctttaaTTGCAGGTTCACGAAGGATGGAGTCTTGGTTGAGGGCCTCTTCTGGAAGGATGTTGAATCTTTAATAGACCAATATACCAAAGAACCAAAGAAGAGCAAGTAATTCGAGTTCGTTATGGAGGAGGGTAAAAGAAAAAACCATATCTGGATCTGGTTTATAATTCTatacatttttaatatttaggATGGAAATGAGGGGATAAAACAGTCACCAGCTTTAGAACACATTCATTCCCATATTGCATCTGGTTATCTGGTAGAGGGAGATTGAACttagatttttatttattttcctaaAATCCATTTACTTTTAGCTCTTTGGACAAAGATACTCCTCACCTTGGATCAATAAAGTTAAAAGTGCGACCCATCTTCATTTTATTGATCCAACATCCAAGGGTAATGCTTGTTGTTTTACCCTCCAAAGTAATAACCTTATTTCAATTATTCAAATCTATTTTCTTGATTGGACATGAACAACTATTTCTATCTAGGGTTCCGATTATAGTGCTTGCCCATGTTAAACACAACTTTTATGTTCTTTTGAGTAACTGATGAAGGACCACAAcccaaaggagaagaaaatgcAAGTTATATGCCTATAAAGAGTTTACTAACACTCATGGTATGCCCACTATCCCGCAGCAAACAACCCTTAACAGCTATTAAATGGAGTGGATCCTTGCTTCGTGGGTCCACATCCAAAACTCAGCAACAAAATAACGCCGTTGGATAATACTTCCTAAACTCATGTTTCATTTTTCAATAACGCATACTAATGATGTGGTATGGTATTAGGTTATCCCTTTTCCTCTAATTCGATCAAAAGTGATGCCATTACTGCTTCCCAATCCAAACAAACGTAATGACTCGGGATTCTTTACTCAAATAAATTCTATTCAAATTATGTTGCTTTACAAGTTGAGGGCTGGAGGACACTAGATAGAGCTAAACCTTTTTCTTAAGGGAAAAGAATAGGAATAACATAAACATAGTTTAATGCAAGTAGAATATTCAATGATATATATTTGTAAGATAATATAACAATTTTCTTAAAATGCAAAATGCCATGTAATAGAAGTAGTAGACTAGTAGTCGAGTCCTCGAGGGACCTACCAAGAAATATGTCTGTGAAAGCGGGGCCCTTATACGgagataaataaaaaacaactGAGAGTGAGAACCACAACAATTATTGAACCCAACAACGGTGGACCCCTAATCCCTTGTCACTCCACCCATCatccaaaattaaattcttcCTAATCAATGATAAATTATCCTAGACTCTTTGTAGATTAGATTTGGTTGATTAGTTTATGCGTCTATATAAgaatctaatttttatttttggtcaGATGGATGGGACAATCTCTAATCTTAGATATCACAACATATTTATACTATATATTTATCTACATAATACTAAAagatttatatttaatatttggTGTATTtgtcaaaatttaaattcaaatataatatattaagagACATATGATTTTACCAATTAAGTTAAGTCTTAGCTgcaaaaatttaatatttgaaGTTTACTATATACATACGATATATTCATAAATGCTTTTAAAATGAGAAGATTTTGtcttatcaattttttattttagaataactTATATAAAAAGACATATATTTgactattaattttttgtttttttaaatgatTCATTTGCCACAAAATTATCGTAATACTTCGATAAACGATCTTATTAAAAAGAATAGAACATCTCtcttatttttaaaactaatggTAATGAGCATAAAAATAGAACACAATAATAAggaaattttaataattaaaattactttttaaaTAATCTGTCTAAACAATAACTTATATatcttaaaatattaaaagtataaCACTATAACGCATATATACGCAAGGTGAGGATAACTGTATTTTTCTTGGTCGTTGTTgttaaattacaaaattaaaattaaaatatatacaaaaagaATCTCCTCCTATGAAAGGCAGTGAGCCCTACCTGCAACAGGGTGCCCATCAGTATCATCGTCTTTACTCGACGCTGTCGTTTTCAGAAACCTAATCACGGACTCAGAGTCGGCCAAGATCCTACGTGGCACCGCCTTTCTTCCACAAACAGGACCACAGTGCTGACGTGGATCTAGTGAACCCCACCAACTTACATCTTCCGGATCTCAAGACGAGTCTCCAAAACCCCATTTTACAATTCGATTTGACGTCCGCATACGTCACCCACACGCGCCTACTACTATTTATGGAACAACCCTGCGTTTTCACACCCCTCTATTTTGATTCCTATCATTGCATACCACCACCACAACCAGCTGCTCAGGAGATATtatctctctctctagaaaccgTTTTCTTCCTCCCCtcactttctctctctaaaatcGGTTACCAATTTCAATCGGCCAGTTCAGGCATTCAATTCCGATCTCGCACCGGAAGCTAGGGTTTCCGTTTTC
The Arachis stenosperma cultivar V10309 chromosome 7, arast.V10309.gnm1.PFL2, whole genome shotgun sequence genome window above contains:
- the LOC130940341 gene encoding signal peptidase complex subunit 2, whose translation is MASKSAKKANLLDHHSIKHILDESVSEVVTSRGYVEDVRLSNVRLLVGTIIIVIALFAQFYKKKFPENRDFLIACIGLYVVFNGLLQLIIYTKEKDAILFTYPPAGSFTSTGLVVSSKLPRFSDMYTLTIASADPKSVSAQEPVHLTKSVTQWFTKDGVLVEGLFWKDVESLIDQYTKEPKKSK